The Spirosoma foliorum genome has a window encoding:
- a CDS encoding ribosomal maturation YjgA family protein, with product MHVNRNRIIYGSLTLSVLLLGLASRRFMGDVSFVKDYVGDGLWALMVYLGFATFFNQWTARAVGLSTLLFSFGIEISQIYHAPWIDTIRATRLGGLVLGFTFVWSDLLCYTIGVGVGWLVEAYLIPARYQSLSSYKL from the coding sequence ATGCACGTCAATCGAAACCGAATCATCTATGGATCTCTGACCTTAAGTGTCCTGCTACTGGGCCTTGCGTCAAGGCGATTTATGGGTGATGTTTCCTTCGTAAAAGATTATGTTGGCGATGGGCTATGGGCATTGATGGTTTATCTTGGTTTTGCAACCTTCTTCAACCAATGGACGGCAAGGGCGGTTGGGCTGTCAACGCTACTGTTTTCTTTCGGAATCGAAATTAGCCAGATCTATCATGCACCCTGGATCGATACTATCAGAGCTACGCGCTTAGGAGGGCTGGTACTAGGGTTTACGTTTGTGTGGAGCGATCTGCTCTGTTACACCATTGGTGTTGGAGTCGGTTGGTTAGTCGAAGCGTATCTGATTCCTGCCCGTTACCAGTCCCTTTCCTCCTATAAACTATAA
- a CDS encoding RrF2 family transcriptional regulator, which yields MNGRFAISMHILTLLAQASDEWVTSDLLAGSININPVLVRKELSNLRNNGLVISREGKNGGSMLAKPASQIRVSDVFLATRQGAFLGTARNTPNPDCPVGKQINRHLDDLYVEAENALIQQLGDSTLADFSHRFD from the coding sequence ATGAACGGACGCTTTGCCATATCGATGCACATTCTGACGTTGCTGGCCCAGGCCAGCGATGAATGGGTTACATCTGATTTACTGGCGGGCAGTATTAACATCAACCCGGTACTCGTCCGAAAGGAACTTAGCAATTTACGAAACAACGGACTGGTTATCAGTCGAGAAGGAAAAAATGGGGGCAGTATGCTAGCCAAGCCTGCTAGTCAGATTCGGGTATCGGATGTATTCCTGGCAACTCGCCAGGGTGCTTTTCTGGGTACAGCCCGCAATACACCCAACCCCGATTGCCCTGTTGGAAAGCAAATTAACCGGCATTTGGATGATCTTTACGTTGAAGCGGAAAATGCGTTAATTCAACAATTAGGCGATAGTACGTTGGCTGATTTCAGTCATCGATTCGACTAA
- a CDS encoding MFS transporter: MTFTTTNYRWRIIALLFLATTINYVDRQALSLRMTDAGFKRTILGLAPDMLLTDEHLKQFRIQMGLVDSAFKATYAIGFLLIGWLIDRVGTKKGFTIGIAVWSVASIASGFVSTVGQFAVVRAVLGLGEAANFPSAMKAIAEWFPKHERSTATGILNAGSNMGVITTALLVPFLMAQFGWRGAFLISAVLGVLMLVIWWVSYSKPEATPSLSSIEYQYIESREITGASDHKTQFSWLQLSRYKQTWAFCFGKIFADPVWFFYLTWLPDFLLTNNQLDQKLDLKNFGIPFLIIYVVSDIGSIFFGWLATNLMKNGWTENKARKLTMLICALSVTPIYLIPSIHSFAGVVALLALATAAHQGWSTNVYAMSTTLFPGGSVATATGIGGFLGGTISMVVAAATGYIVANFGYKPMFIFASSSYLIGLLVIHVVLPALRPIELVNEQASVVIDE; this comes from the coding sequence TTGACTTTCACAACTACGAATTACCGGTGGCGGATCATTGCGCTGTTGTTTCTGGCGACGACGATTAATTATGTGGATCGGCAGGCTCTGTCATTACGAATGACAGATGCTGGCTTTAAGCGAACCATCCTGGGTTTAGCTCCTGATATGCTGCTGACGGACGAACACCTGAAGCAGTTTCGGATTCAGATGGGACTTGTCGACTCAGCCTTTAAAGCAACCTATGCCATTGGTTTTCTGCTGATTGGGTGGCTAATTGATCGGGTTGGCACCAAAAAAGGATTTACGATTGGCATTGCTGTCTGGAGTGTTGCCAGCATTGCGTCTGGCTTTGTTTCGACAGTTGGTCAGTTTGCAGTTGTGCGGGCAGTTCTGGGTCTTGGCGAAGCCGCCAATTTTCCCTCGGCTATGAAAGCAATTGCTGAATGGTTTCCTAAACACGAACGCTCAACGGCTACGGGTATTCTGAATGCGGGTTCGAATATGGGGGTTATCACCACAGCGCTACTCGTGCCTTTTCTGATGGCACAATTTGGCTGGCGAGGGGCTTTTCTAATTTCGGCAGTTCTGGGTGTATTGATGCTGGTGATTTGGTGGGTAAGTTATTCCAAACCAGAAGCAACGCCTTCTCTCTCCAGTATAGAGTATCAATACATTGAATCCAGAGAGATAACAGGTGCGTCCGATCATAAAACGCAGTTTTCCTGGCTTCAATTAAGTCGTTATAAGCAAACCTGGGCCTTCTGTTTCGGAAAAATCTTCGCTGACCCTGTCTGGTTTTTTTACCTCACCTGGCTTCCCGATTTTCTACTGACTAATAACCAGCTTGATCAGAAACTGGACCTCAAAAACTTTGGTATTCCATTCCTGATCATTTACGTCGTGTCAGACATAGGTAGTATTTTCTTTGGTTGGTTAGCAACGAATCTGATGAAAAACGGCTGGACTGAAAATAAGGCCCGGAAACTAACGATGTTAATTTGTGCGCTCTCTGTTACACCCATTTACCTGATTCCGTCCATCCATAGTTTTGCTGGCGTAGTGGCTCTACTGGCCCTGGCTACGGCAGCGCATCAGGGATGGTCAACGAACGTATATGCCATGTCGACCACCTTGTTTCCGGGCGGTTCTGTCGCTACCGCTACGGGTATAGGTGGTTTTCTGGGTGGTACGATTAGTATGGTTGTCGCTGCGGCAACAGGGTATATCGTCGCGAATTTTGGCTATAAACCCATGTTTATTTTTGCGAGTAGCTCTTATCTGATTGGTCTGCTGGTTATTCATGTGGTTTTACCGGCTTTACGACCCATTGAGCTGGTCAATGAACAGGCAAGTGTGGTGATCGACGAATAG
- a CDS encoding zinc-dependent alcohol dehydrogenase translates to MSTLATTMKAGVLTAVRSIEHQQCPIPVPGTGEVRIKMKSVGICGSDVSIFQGHRPDLTFPLIIGHEGIGHVDKLGNGVNQLKLGDRVVIEPNYPCGHCDYCWQGRSNICVNKRIIGVLETGCFAECAVVPAQFAWPIPASISDEDAVVIEPTAVALHTIYSSPARPGDAVAVVGLGAIGLLVVHLAQKMGYTVLAYDRVQEKVDLAADFGAIPVPADADTAQIAAIWKEARVHTVFECAGAAPAFTMAVEAAPRGAYVVVAGLSDKPSAIAEFGMTRQGISIITSIIYQHPVDFRRTIGLIESGFIQPGRIISARESFDNLASALEMACTGQHSKILLEI, encoded by the coding sequence ATGAGTACTCTAGCAACTACGATGAAGGCCGGTGTATTGACTGCCGTCCGATCAATTGAGCATCAGCAATGCCCCATTCCTGTACCGGGTACTGGCGAGGTTCGTATAAAAATGAAATCGGTTGGCATCTGTGGCTCCGATGTATCCATCTTTCAGGGACACCGCCCCGATTTGACATTTCCACTGATTATTGGCCACGAAGGCATCGGGCACGTCGATAAACTTGGTAATGGGGTGAACCAACTTAAACTCGGTGACCGTGTGGTCATTGAACCGAATTACCCTTGCGGTCATTGTGACTATTGCTGGCAGGGGCGCAGTAATATTTGTGTAAATAAGCGAATTATTGGCGTACTGGAAACGGGCTGCTTTGCCGAATGCGCTGTGGTGCCTGCACAATTTGCCTGGCCCATTCCTGCTTCGATCAGTGATGAGGATGCCGTTGTAATTGAGCCAACAGCTGTCGCTTTACATACAATCTATTCGTCGCCAGCTCGTCCGGGCGATGCCGTGGCCGTTGTCGGTTTGGGCGCTATTGGCCTGTTAGTGGTCCACTTAGCGCAAAAAATGGGCTATACCGTTTTGGCGTATGACCGCGTTCAGGAAAAAGTTGATCTGGCCGCTGACTTTGGTGCTATTCCTGTTCCCGCTGACGCGGATACCGCTCAGATTGCTGCCATTTGGAAAGAAGCCAGAGTACACACCGTTTTCGAATGCGCTGGGGCTGCTCCAGCCTTCACGATGGCTGTTGAAGCAGCTCCTCGTGGTGCTTATGTGGTTGTAGCTGGTTTGTCCGACAAGCCCAGTGCGATTGCCGAATTCGGCATGACCAGACAAGGTATTAGCATTATCACGTCCATTATTTACCAGCATCCCGTTGATTTTCGACGAACGATTGGCTTGATCGAAAGTGGATTTATACAACCCGGTCGTATCATCTCCGCGCGCGAATCATTTGATAACCTAGCGTCGGCCCTGGAAATGGCCTGTACGGGTCAGCATTCTAAGATTTTACTGGAAATCTAA
- a CDS encoding peptidoglycan-binding domain-containing protein, which translates to MQKISFQDELTISATQQQNGSANTKKDVQKIQSWLTLFSMANPAVATATGIDGDFGKATEQAVKNFQKAKRVTQTGVVDQPTFELLTAPMRTAFLTDSAGSGLRKLIVNTAKKHVLNRPFELIIDQQTNSGPWVRAYMDGNEGAEWLWCMGFVQTIIDQAASAVGKNFTDLMPLTYSCDTVGTTGLQKDILFRYSEIRNKLSLVKPGDIFLLQKAPNDWVHAGIITGIGDDFFETIEGNTNEGGSNNGNAVLKRVRNFRKSKLDVFSIESLI; encoded by the coding sequence ATGCAAAAGATTTCCTTTCAAGACGAGCTAACCATTTCTGCTACACAGCAACAAAATGGAAGCGCGAATACCAAAAAAGATGTCCAGAAAATTCAATCCTGGCTGACTCTATTTTCTATGGCTAACCCAGCCGTGGCAACGGCGACTGGTATTGATGGCGATTTTGGGAAAGCGACCGAGCAGGCGGTTAAGAATTTTCAGAAAGCAAAGAGAGTAACTCAGACAGGCGTTGTCGATCAGCCAACATTCGAGTTGCTAACCGCACCGATGCGAACTGCTTTTCTGACAGATAGCGCTGGAAGTGGCTTACGGAAACTAATTGTAAACACGGCTAAGAAGCACGTGTTAAATCGCCCATTTGAATTAATAATCGACCAGCAGACAAATTCAGGACCCTGGGTCCGAGCCTACATGGATGGTAACGAAGGAGCTGAGTGGCTCTGGTGTATGGGGTTTGTACAGACAATTATTGATCAGGCGGCTTCTGCAGTAGGAAAAAACTTTACCGACTTAATGCCGCTGACCTATAGTTGTGATACGGTAGGAACGACAGGTTTACAAAAAGACATTCTGTTCAGATACTCAGAGATACGGAACAAGCTATCGCTAGTGAAACCAGGTGATATTTTCCTGCTTCAAAAAGCACCTAATGACTGGGTACATGCCGGAATAATTACGGGGATAGGCGACGATTTTTTTGAAACGATTGAAGGAAATACCAACGAGGGCGGGTCTAACAACGGCAATGCTGTATTGAAGCGGGTACGTAATTTTAGAAAGTCGAAGCTCGATGTGTTTTCGATCGAAAGTCTGATTTAG
- a CDS encoding NAD(P)-dependent oxidoreductase, with protein sequence MKLAIIGASGFVGSALLSESLQRGHDVTAIVRHPEKITVTDAKLTIKQGDAEDADQVAQLVAGHDAVLSAYNAGWTNPNLYDDFLAGSKAIEKGTQQSGVKRLLVVGGAGSLEVVPGVQLVDTPQFPAEWKAGATAARDYLNALRENTTLDWTFLSPAIMLVPGDRTGTFRLGTDQPVFNEKGESTISVTDLAVAVLDEIEKPQFIQKRFTLGY encoded by the coding sequence ATGAAACTGGCAATTATTGGAGCCTCGGGCTTTGTTGGCTCAGCTCTCCTTAGCGAATCCTTACAACGTGGTCATGACGTAACAGCAATTGTTCGCCATCCTGAAAAAATTACGGTTACAGATGCGAAGCTGACTATAAAACAGGGTGATGCCGAAGATGCCGATCAGGTGGCACAACTCGTAGCAGGTCATGATGCCGTTTTGAGTGCGTACAACGCAGGCTGGACAAACCCGAACCTATACGATGATTTTCTGGCAGGTTCAAAAGCCATTGAAAAAGGAACGCAGCAATCAGGTGTTAAACGACTGCTCGTGGTTGGTGGTGCTGGTAGTCTGGAAGTGGTTCCGGGTGTTCAACTAGTCGATACGCCCCAATTTCCGGCTGAGTGGAAAGCAGGTGCCACAGCTGCTCGTGATTACCTGAATGCACTTCGTGAGAACACCACGCTTGACTGGACGTTCTTAAGTCCGGCCATTATGCTGGTTCCGGGCGATCGTACAGGCACATTCCGGCTAGGTACCGATCAGCCTGTTTTTAACGAAAAAGGCGAAAGTACGATTTCGGTGACTGATCTGGCAGTAGCAGTTCTTGACGAAATTGAGAAACCACAGTTTATCCAGAAACGATTTACACTGGGGTATTAA